A genomic window from Betta splendens chromosome 24, fBetSpl5.4, whole genome shotgun sequence includes:
- the nhsl1b gene encoding NHS-like protein 1 isoform X4, whose translation MRGDRRSASFRKDKAAGLTRALSWLSVSTLSRQSRRVFHSQNELHVVHKRHLYSCSHTHLPTADGDGDDDSWVYHPQHRIAVSNLDEESKWTVHYTAPWHQQENVFLPGSRPPCVEDLHRQAKVNLKTALRECDKLRKDGFRSSQYYSQGPTFSDPIQSTSSLQDDEDDETDKKSTASSAEDDKSELSMRPQTPQGGDEEGEESEVDRQMVWNKAMPLPTPEEKMRRAAQAVPTDIVAINVTGAVFDRQASIRRSLINTDTVSRRPKKVKRRKTISGLPENINMELAAKGRGGELRPHSMFIPGQYSTLGRVGSVNSTLRRSDTRDSSCQTEEVKVVPPSMRRIRAQRGQGIAAQMAGISASSSTGSISISSTDSSGILMLPHQFNADPSRFHSLPRQGARVSLSADPIYSSTPIKSEELSTSQRQIGKLQVDDTVVHMRNAPRTGTLPRPKSQEVRATQSSEWGGGPACVVSPHAAYSTSLIPNATMSKSTEVIALSSSGQIPHTPASAYATARPLSLASSINTDPATSSPTGFTHSSTCPALATSTPTHAPQDGGLVLAATASESGHSDSSAHSLSTLAPTPPSRLAEEQWMYDTPDNVVAPHRTLTSSCSTPINQLYSSLELSSRTTTDSSSLYSQDNDGYYTSMHLDSGLRSRSHGSGHGAGAGRAMRHSMYECREMANQDDSGSLYSDHSLSRSISLRKSKKPPLPPARTDSLRRKPGVKKPLGGVSALGGASQANGAMLNESLIASLQQSLQMGLKGGKGKGASPSSPSHSPSSDYDDPWLLRPRSQSSISAGSSAASLAANTNCSGVSNVYSLCHVTPAHSDTSSLRSDYADSWGYYMEYPRNHGDQRAQTPPAHAADNISVGPLQGGLQNGGECPNRQDHPGGAEQGEGVAVKPKASTSSPDRVHRLTSPSSGYSSQSNTPTAGTPVPSIARSQSPSGNRPKPKVPERKSSLLSSVSMSSSSTSLSSNTSDSLKSTGPPPPPPLPLFSSSAPSTPLSPPPPFPPPLPPSSSADSPPPAPPLPATPQPNSLNPPASSTSPEFPPPPSPEMLIHPSLSFNGSFSPPPPPPLPSLGPPPPPPPPLPTFSSSFASTSFVKRETDAPKPAASSSPEKSQKPLITPFALQSVQLRSVKRPDKETNDNSDPIMTRETEGLPLLQKPPVMEKPCSQENNTVFPVFNNSPDEDSRNSSPSPVSQLLEGFSLDCSITDETPDSAVLNGKAEDLSYFHLNGNETDEGQESPQSSQLGSHSSPVKRQPPAVSKKPKLSFLPPFSPQSINEPLPSQQEQTSSLYRTEDQVDALHIKAKDEEEEKEREQQEEEDISEGTAPLAGSSEACTEIKDESHISACEETSLDSGPTNGEAHDEEEEEGDGASSTTGSISSQEDDTGEVFDSSTAESSPAPSANGAAERNMVTPTPTRPRTTEDLFAAIHRSKRKVLGRKDSEDEKSRAGSHPPSPPATPTSASPVGPASPLPRQTSSIQRNLRKSSTSSDTFKALLLKKGSRSETSFRMSAAEMLRSTDPRFQRTRSESALESPASPSSPTTPHSPFASPGRAKRATDEWSRHEAPAASSPASPSYSMGGSKYGRSRTPPSAASSKYNARSRILSSPMTVICEREGELAESEYADAAEALQNANGTLSEGSRT comes from the exons CGGTGTCTAATCTGGATGAGGAGAGCAAGTGGACGGTCCATTACACGGCTCCGTGGCACCAGCAGGAGAACGTGTTCCTGCCAGGCAGCAGGCCACCCTGTGTAGAAGACCTCCATCGACAGGCCAAAGTCAACCTCAAGACTGCTCTGCGAG AATGTGACAAGCTGAGGAAGGATGGTTTCCGGAGCTCCCAGTACTACTCTCAGGGTCCCACCTTCTCTGACCCCATTCAGTccaccagcagcctgcaggACGACGAGGACGATGAAACCGACAAGAAG TCCACAGCATCGTCAGCAGAAGATGACAAATCGGAGCTCTCCATGAGGCCCCAGACGCCACAGGGAGGCGACGAAGAAGGGGAGGAGTCAGAGGTTGACAGGCAGATGGTATGGAACAAGGCCATGCCCCTTCCCACGCCTGAAGAGAAGATGAGGCGGGCAGCGCAGGCCGTGCCCACGGACATAGTCGCCATCAACGTCACAG GGGCAGTGTTTGACCGACAGGCGAGCATCCGGCGTTCCCTCATTAACACTGACACCGTGTCCCGTCGGCCCAAGAAGGTCAAACGCAGAAAGACTATATCAGGTCTGCCTGAAAACATCAACATGGAGCTAG CAGCGAAAGGACGTGGCGGGGAGCTCCGGCCGCATTCCATGTTCATCCCAGGACAGTACTCCACTTTAGGCCGAGTAGGCAGCGTGAACTCCACACTCCGACGTTCAGACACCAGAGATTCGAGCTGCCAAACTGAAGAAGTCAAGGTTGTACCCCCGTCCATGAGAAGAATCCGGGCACAGAGGGGGCAGGGCATCGCCGCCCAGATGGCTGgcatttctgcttcttcttcaacAGGAAGTATATCCATCTCCAGTACTGACAGCTCTGGGATCTTGATGCTGCCACATCAGTTTAATGCGGACCCCTCCCGTTTCCACAGTCTGCCTAGACAGGGTGCAAGGGTGTCTCTCAGTGCAGATCCCATCTATAGCAGCACTCCCATCAAGTCAGAGGAGCTGTCTACATCTCAGAGGCAGATTGGAAAGCTTCAGGTTGATGATACGGTGGTGCACATGAGAAATGCCCCGAGGACAGGGACCCTGCCCCGGCCCAAGTCTCAGGAGGTGAGGGCGACACAGTCCAGTGAATGGGGCGGGGGTCCAGCCTGTGTGGTCTCACCGCATGCTGCTTATTCCACCTCGCTCATCCCCAACGCCACCATGTCCAAGTCTACCGAGGTCATTGCCCTCAGCTCATCTGGCCAGATCCCTCACACCCCAGCCTCCGCTTACGCCACAGCTCGACCACTCAGCCTGGCTTCCTCCATCAACACTGACCCTGCAACGTCAAGTCCAACAGGCTTCACCCACAGCTCCACCTGCCCGGCGCTGGCTACCTCCACCCCAACACATGCACCACAGGACGGTGGTCTGGTGCTGGCAGCAACTGCTAGCGAGTCAGGGCACTCGGACAGCAGCGCACACAGCCTCAGCACCCTGGCCCCCACACCTCCATCCCGCCTAGCGGAGGAACAGTGGATGTATGACACACCAGACAACGTGGTGGCCCCACACCGCactctgacctccagctgctccactccTATCAACCAGCTGTACAGCAGCCTGGAGCTCTCCTCCCGGACCACGACTGACTCCAGCTCCCTGTACTCGCAGGACAATGACGGATACTACACCTCCATGCACCTGGACTCGGGCCTGCGCTCCCGCAGCCATGGCAGCGGGCACGGGGCAGGAGCGGGGCGTGCCATGAGACACAGCATGTATGAGTGCCGCGAGATGGCCAATCAGGACGACTCTGGAAGTCTGTACAGTGATCACTCGCTGTCCCGCAGCATCTCCCTTCGCAAGTCCAAAAAGCCTCCTCTGCCCCCGGCCCGCACAGACTCTCTACGACGCAAGCCTGGTGTGAAGAAACCCCTCGGAGGGGTTAGCGCCCTGGGCGGCGCTAGCCAAGCTAATGGAGCCATGCTCAACGAGTCTCTCATTGCCAGCTTGCAGCAGAGCCTTCAAATGGGATTGAAGGGAGGCAAAGGAAAGGGCGCCTCCCCGTCCTCACCCTCTCACAGCCCCAGCAGCGACTACGACGACCCCTGGTTGCTGCGGCCGCGCAGCCAGAGCAGCATTAGCGCAGGTAGCTCTGCGGCGTCGCTAGCAGCTAACACAAACTGCAGCGGCGTGTCTAACGTGTACTCGCTGTGCCACGTCACGCCCGCTCACAGCGACACCAGCAGCTTGCGCTCCGATTACGCCGACTCGTGGGGTTATTATATGGAGTACCCGCGTAACCACGGCGACCAGAGGGCGCAGACCCCTCCAGCGCATGCTGCAGATAACATATCTGTTGGGCCTCTCCAAGGAGGCCTGCAGAATGGAGGCGAGTGTCCTAACAGACAGGACCACCCTGGAGGTGCAGagcagggggagggggtggcGGTGAAGCCCaaagcctccacctcctcaccaGACAGAGTACACAGACTCACCTCCCCCTCTAGCGGCTACTCCAGCCAGTCCAACACCCCCACCGCGGGAACCCCAGTGCCGTCGATCGCCAGGTCCCAGTCTCCCTCCGGCAACCGACCCAAACCCAAAGTGCCGGAGAGGAAGTCCTcccttctgtcttctgtgtccatgtcctcctcctccacctccctctcctccaacaCTTCAGACTCACTGAAGAGCACgggtcctcctccacctccaccgctgCCCCTCTTTTCATCCTCGGCTCCCAGCACTCCACTTAGCCCACCCCCACCTTTCCCCCCTCCGTTGCCCCCAAGTTCCAGTGCAGACagtcctccaccagctcccccGTTACCAGCCACACCACAGCCTAACTCTCTCAACCCACCCGCTAGCTCTACGTCCCCAGAgtttccacctcctccatcccctGAAATGCTTATTCACCCTAGTTTATCCTTCAATGGGAGCTTCAGTCCTCCCCCACCGCCTCCACTTCCCTCCTTAGGgccccctccgcctccacctcctccgctgCCCACCTTTAGCTCATCTTTTGCATCTACATCTTTTGTGAAGAGAGAAACAGACGCTCCCAAACCAGCTGCTTCCAGTAGCCCTGAAAAGTCACAGAAGCCCCTGATCACCCCGTTTGCGCTGCAAAGTGTCCAGTTACGCTCTGTTAAACGGCCAGATAAGGAAACGAATGACAACTCAGACCCCATCATGACCCGAGAAACAGAGGGACTGCCTCTGCTTCAAAAGCCCCCAGTCATGGAGAAACCCTGCTCCCAGGAGAACAACACTGTGTTCCCTGTGTTCAACAACTCCCCAGATGAAGACTCGCGTAACTCCTCACCATCACCTGTATCACAGCTTTTAGAAGGCTTCTCATTAGACTGCAGTATCACAGATGAAACACCAGATAGTGCTGTCttaaatggaaaagctgaagatCTGAGTTACTTTCACTTGAATGGgaatgaaacagatgaaggGCAGGAATCGCCGCAGAGCTCCCAGCTTGGCTCGCACAGCTCTCCTGTCAAACGACAGCCCCCTGCAGTCTCCAAGAAACCAAAGCTCTCCTTCCTCCCGCCATTTAGCCCCCAATCAATCAATGAACCACTTCCATCTCAGCAGGAACAAACAAGCAGCCTGTACCGGACGGAGGACCAAGTGGATGCTCTGCACATCAAGGcaaaagatgaggaggaagaaaaggagagggagcaacaggaggaggaggatattTCAGAAGGCACCGCGCCATTAGCGGGGAGCAGCGAAGCATGCACAGAAATCAAGGACGAATCTCACATCTCAGCCTGCGAGGAGACAAGCCTTGACTCTGGACCCACGAACGGAGAGGCTcatgatgaggaagaagaggagggagacggagcgagCAGCACCACAGGGTCCATCAGCTCCCAGGAGGATGACACAG gtgaGGTGTTCGACTCCAGTACGGCTGAATCGTCTCCGGCCCCGTCGGCCAACGGGGCGGCTGAGAGGAACATGGTCACCCCGACTCCCACGCGGCCCCGGACCACCGAGGACCTGTTCGCTGCCATTCACAG GTCCAAGCGCAAGGTCCTGGGTCGCAAGGACTCTGAGGACGAGAAGTCCCGCGCCGGGAGCcaccccccgtctccccccgccACCCCCACCAGCGCGTCCCCCGTCGGCCCGGCGTCCCCGCTGCCCCGGCAGACCAGCTCCATCCAGCGCAACCTCCGCAAGTCGTCCACCAGCAGCGACACCTTCAaggcgctgctgctgaagaagggCAGCCGCTCCGAGACCAGCTTCCGAATGTCCGCCGCCGAGATGCTGCGCTCCACCGACCCGCGCTTCCAGCGGACGCGCTCCGAGTCGGCGCTGGAGtcgcccgcctccccctcctccccgaccaccccccacagcccctTCGCCTCCCCCGGACGCGCCAAGCGGGCCACGGACGAGTGGAGCCGCCACGAGGCCCCGGCCGCGTCCTCGCCGGCGTCGCCGTCCTACTCCATGGGCGGCTCCAAGTACGGGCGCTCCCGCACGCCGCCGTCGGCCGCCAGCAGCAAGTACAACGCGCGCAGCCGCATCCTCAGCAGCCCCATGACGGTCATCTGCGAACGGGAGGGCGAGCTGGCTGAGAGCGAGTACGCGGACGCTGCAGAGGCGCTCCAGAACGCCAACGGCACTTTATCTGAAGGGAGCAGAACTTAA
- the nhsl1b gene encoding NHS-like protein 1 isoform X6, with amino-acid sequence MPFHQRTVEPRHASRLSPRDGWFPREDPARRRLRKPVLFSSLDEVGCHTLTSIIHQLSDLSRHASDIFLGIEVEAGMVFRRSCRIQGRLQNLQDQVGRLDPKKIHIPVSNLDEESKWTVHYTAPWHQQENVFLPGSRPPCVEDLHRQAKVNLKTALRECDKLRKDGFRSSQYYSQGPTFSDPIQSTSSLQDDEDDETDKKSTASSAEDDKSELSMRPQTPQGGDEEGEESEVDRQMVWNKAMPLPTPEEKMRRAAQAVPTDIVAINVTAKGRGGELRPHSMFIPGQYSTLGRVGSVNSTLRRSDTRDSSCQTEEVKVVPPSMRRIRAQRGQGIAAQMAGISASSSTGSISISSTDSSGILMLPHQFNADPSRFHSLPRQGARVSLSADPIYSSTPIKSEELSTSQRQIGKLQVDDTVVHMRNAPRTGTLPRPKSQEVRATQSSEWGGGPACVVSPHAAYSTSLIPNATMSKSTEVIALSSSGQIPHTPASAYATARPLSLASSINTDPATSSPTGFTHSSTCPALATSTPTHAPQDGGLVLAATASESGHSDSSAHSLSTLAPTPPSRLAEEQWMYDTPDNVVAPHRTLTSSCSTPINQLYSSLELSSRTTTDSSSLYSQDNDGYYTSMHLDSGLRSRSHGSGHGAGAGRAMRHSMYECREMANQDDSGSLYSDHSLSRSISLRKSKKPPLPPARTDSLRRKPGVKKPLGGVSALGGASQANGAMLNESLIASLQQSLQMGLKGGKGKGASPSSPSHSPSSDYDDPWLLRPRSQSSISAGSSAASLAANTNCSGVSNVYSLCHVTPAHSDTSSLRSDYADSWGYYMEYPRNHGDQRAQTPPAHAADNISVGPLQGGLQNGGECPNRQDHPGGAEQGEGVAVKPKASTSSPDRVHRLTSPSSGYSSQSNTPTAGTPVPSIARSQSPSGNRPKPKVPERKSSLLSSVSMSSSSTSLSSNTSDSLKSTGPPPPPPLPLFSSSAPSTPLSPPPPFPPPLPPSSSADSPPPAPPLPATPQPNSLNPPASSTSPEFPPPPSPEMLIHPSLSFNGSFSPPPPPPLPSLGPPPPPPPPLPTFSSSFASTSFVKRETDAPKPAASSSPEKSQKPLITPFALQSVQLRSVKRPDKETNDNSDPIMTRETEGLPLLQKPPVMEKPCSQENNTVFPVFNNSPDEDSRNSSPSPVSQLLEGFSLDCSITDETPDSAVLNGKAEDLSYFHLNGNETDEGQESPQSSQLGSHSSPVKRQPPAVSKKPKLSFLPPFSPQSINEPLPSQQEQTSSLYRTEDQVDALHIKAKDEEEEKEREQQEEEDISEGTAPLAGSSEACTEIKDESHISACEETSLDSGPTNGEAHDEEEEEGDGASSTTGSISSQEDDTGEVFDSSTAESSPAPSANGAAERNMVTPTPTRPRTTEDLFAAIHRSKRKVLGRKDSEDEKSRAGSHPPSPPATPTSASPVGPASPLPRQTSSIQRNLRKSSTSSDTFKALLLKKGSRSETSFRMSAAEMLRSTDPRFQRTRSESALESPASPSSPTTPHSPFASPGRAKRATDEWSRHEAPAASSPASPSYSMGGSKYGRSRTPPSAASSKYNARSRILSSPMTVICEREGELAESEYADAAEALQNANGTLSEGSRT; translated from the exons CGGTGTCTAATCTGGATGAGGAGAGCAAGTGGACGGTCCATTACACGGCTCCGTGGCACCAGCAGGAGAACGTGTTCCTGCCAGGCAGCAGGCCACCCTGTGTAGAAGACCTCCATCGACAGGCCAAAGTCAACCTCAAGACTGCTCTGCGAG AATGTGACAAGCTGAGGAAGGATGGTTTCCGGAGCTCCCAGTACTACTCTCAGGGTCCCACCTTCTCTGACCCCATTCAGTccaccagcagcctgcaggACGACGAGGACGATGAAACCGACAAGAAG TCCACAGCATCGTCAGCAGAAGATGACAAATCGGAGCTCTCCATGAGGCCCCAGACGCCACAGGGAGGCGACGAAGAAGGGGAGGAGTCAGAGGTTGACAGGCAGATGGTATGGAACAAGGCCATGCCCCTTCCCACGCCTGAAGAGAAGATGAGGCGGGCAGCGCAGGCCGTGCCCACGGACATAGTCGCCATCAACGTCACAG CGAAAGGACGTGGCGGGGAGCTCCGGCCGCATTCCATGTTCATCCCAGGACAGTACTCCACTTTAGGCCGAGTAGGCAGCGTGAACTCCACACTCCGACGTTCAGACACCAGAGATTCGAGCTGCCAAACTGAAGAAGTCAAGGTTGTACCCCCGTCCATGAGAAGAATCCGGGCACAGAGGGGGCAGGGCATCGCCGCCCAGATGGCTGgcatttctgcttcttcttcaacAGGAAGTATATCCATCTCCAGTACTGACAGCTCTGGGATCTTGATGCTGCCACATCAGTTTAATGCGGACCCCTCCCGTTTCCACAGTCTGCCTAGACAGGGTGCAAGGGTGTCTCTCAGTGCAGATCCCATCTATAGCAGCACTCCCATCAAGTCAGAGGAGCTGTCTACATCTCAGAGGCAGATTGGAAAGCTTCAGGTTGATGATACGGTGGTGCACATGAGAAATGCCCCGAGGACAGGGACCCTGCCCCGGCCCAAGTCTCAGGAGGTGAGGGCGACACAGTCCAGTGAATGGGGCGGGGGTCCAGCCTGTGTGGTCTCACCGCATGCTGCTTATTCCACCTCGCTCATCCCCAACGCCACCATGTCCAAGTCTACCGAGGTCATTGCCCTCAGCTCATCTGGCCAGATCCCTCACACCCCAGCCTCCGCTTACGCCACAGCTCGACCACTCAGCCTGGCTTCCTCCATCAACACTGACCCTGCAACGTCAAGTCCAACAGGCTTCACCCACAGCTCCACCTGCCCGGCGCTGGCTACCTCCACCCCAACACATGCACCACAGGACGGTGGTCTGGTGCTGGCAGCAACTGCTAGCGAGTCAGGGCACTCGGACAGCAGCGCACACAGCCTCAGCACCCTGGCCCCCACACCTCCATCCCGCCTAGCGGAGGAACAGTGGATGTATGACACACCAGACAACGTGGTGGCCCCACACCGCactctgacctccagctgctccactccTATCAACCAGCTGTACAGCAGCCTGGAGCTCTCCTCCCGGACCACGACTGACTCCAGCTCCCTGTACTCGCAGGACAATGACGGATACTACACCTCCATGCACCTGGACTCGGGCCTGCGCTCCCGCAGCCATGGCAGCGGGCACGGGGCAGGAGCGGGGCGTGCCATGAGACACAGCATGTATGAGTGCCGCGAGATGGCCAATCAGGACGACTCTGGAAGTCTGTACAGTGATCACTCGCTGTCCCGCAGCATCTCCCTTCGCAAGTCCAAAAAGCCTCCTCTGCCCCCGGCCCGCACAGACTCTCTACGACGCAAGCCTGGTGTGAAGAAACCCCTCGGAGGGGTTAGCGCCCTGGGCGGCGCTAGCCAAGCTAATGGAGCCATGCTCAACGAGTCTCTCATTGCCAGCTTGCAGCAGAGCCTTCAAATGGGATTGAAGGGAGGCAAAGGAAAGGGCGCCTCCCCGTCCTCACCCTCTCACAGCCCCAGCAGCGACTACGACGACCCCTGGTTGCTGCGGCCGCGCAGCCAGAGCAGCATTAGCGCAGGTAGCTCTGCGGCGTCGCTAGCAGCTAACACAAACTGCAGCGGCGTGTCTAACGTGTACTCGCTGTGCCACGTCACGCCCGCTCACAGCGACACCAGCAGCTTGCGCTCCGATTACGCCGACTCGTGGGGTTATTATATGGAGTACCCGCGTAACCACGGCGACCAGAGGGCGCAGACCCCTCCAGCGCATGCTGCAGATAACATATCTGTTGGGCCTCTCCAAGGAGGCCTGCAGAATGGAGGCGAGTGTCCTAACAGACAGGACCACCCTGGAGGTGCAGagcagggggagggggtggcGGTGAAGCCCaaagcctccacctcctcaccaGACAGAGTACACAGACTCACCTCCCCCTCTAGCGGCTACTCCAGCCAGTCCAACACCCCCACCGCGGGAACCCCAGTGCCGTCGATCGCCAGGTCCCAGTCTCCCTCCGGCAACCGACCCAAACCCAAAGTGCCGGAGAGGAAGTCCTcccttctgtcttctgtgtccatgtcctcctcctccacctccctctcctccaacaCTTCAGACTCACTGAAGAGCACgggtcctcctccacctccaccgctgCCCCTCTTTTCATCCTCGGCTCCCAGCACTCCACTTAGCCCACCCCCACCTTTCCCCCCTCCGTTGCCCCCAAGTTCCAGTGCAGACagtcctccaccagctcccccGTTACCAGCCACACCACAGCCTAACTCTCTCAACCCACCCGCTAGCTCTACGTCCCCAGAgtttccacctcctccatcccctGAAATGCTTATTCACCCTAGTTTATCCTTCAATGGGAGCTTCAGTCCTCCCCCACCGCCTCCACTTCCCTCCTTAGGgccccctccgcctccacctcctccgctgCCCACCTTTAGCTCATCTTTTGCATCTACATCTTTTGTGAAGAGAGAAACAGACGCTCCCAAACCAGCTGCTTCCAGTAGCCCTGAAAAGTCACAGAAGCCCCTGATCACCCCGTTTGCGCTGCAAAGTGTCCAGTTACGCTCTGTTAAACGGCCAGATAAGGAAACGAATGACAACTCAGACCCCATCATGACCCGAGAAACAGAGGGACTGCCTCTGCTTCAAAAGCCCCCAGTCATGGAGAAACCCTGCTCCCAGGAGAACAACACTGTGTTCCCTGTGTTCAACAACTCCCCAGATGAAGACTCGCGTAACTCCTCACCATCACCTGTATCACAGCTTTTAGAAGGCTTCTCATTAGACTGCAGTATCACAGATGAAACACCAGATAGTGCTGTCttaaatggaaaagctgaagatCTGAGTTACTTTCACTTGAATGGgaatgaaacagatgaaggGCAGGAATCGCCGCAGAGCTCCCAGCTTGGCTCGCACAGCTCTCCTGTCAAACGACAGCCCCCTGCAGTCTCCAAGAAACCAAAGCTCTCCTTCCTCCCGCCATTTAGCCCCCAATCAATCAATGAACCACTTCCATCTCAGCAGGAACAAACAAGCAGCCTGTACCGGACGGAGGACCAAGTGGATGCTCTGCACATCAAGGcaaaagatgaggaggaagaaaaggagagggagcaacaggaggaggaggatattTCAGAAGGCACCGCGCCATTAGCGGGGAGCAGCGAAGCATGCACAGAAATCAAGGACGAATCTCACATCTCAGCCTGCGAGGAGACAAGCCTTGACTCTGGACCCACGAACGGAGAGGCTcatgatgaggaagaagaggagggagacggagcgagCAGCACCACAGGGTCCATCAGCTCCCAGGAGGATGACACAG gtgaGGTGTTCGACTCCAGTACGGCTGAATCGTCTCCGGCCCCGTCGGCCAACGGGGCGGCTGAGAGGAACATGGTCACCCCGACTCCCACGCGGCCCCGGACCACCGAGGACCTGTTCGCTGCCATTCACAG GTCCAAGCGCAAGGTCCTGGGTCGCAAGGACTCTGAGGACGAGAAGTCCCGCGCCGGGAGCcaccccccgtctccccccgccACCCCCACCAGCGCGTCCCCCGTCGGCCCGGCGTCCCCGCTGCCCCGGCAGACCAGCTCCATCCAGCGCAACCTCCGCAAGTCGTCCACCAGCAGCGACACCTTCAaggcgctgctgctgaagaagggCAGCCGCTCCGAGACCAGCTTCCGAATGTCCGCCGCCGAGATGCTGCGCTCCACCGACCCGCGCTTCCAGCGGACGCGCTCCGAGTCGGCGCTGGAGtcgcccgcctccccctcctccccgaccaccccccacagcccctTCGCCTCCCCCGGACGCGCCAAGCGGGCCACGGACGAGTGGAGCCGCCACGAGGCCCCGGCCGCGTCCTCGCCGGCGTCGCCGTCCTACTCCATGGGCGGCTCCAAGTACGGGCGCTCCCGCACGCCGCCGTCGGCCGCCAGCAGCAAGTACAACGCGCGCAGCCGCATCCTCAGCAGCCCCATGACGGTCATCTGCGAACGGGAGGGCGAGCTGGCTGAGAGCGAGTACGCGGACGCTGCAGAGGCGCTCCAGAACGCCAACGGCACTTTATCTGAAGGGAGCAGAACTTAA